AACAGCGCATACGACATCTTATGGACGAACTGGTCGGACTGTCGATCCAACTCAAGAGTATCAACGCTCAGATCAACGAGCTCTAAATGTTACCAATTCATGATGCACAAAAGTTAGAGTTTAAACGTTACACACGTGGCCCGTGTCTGAGATGCTACCGGTTGGGTGACTTGTGCTGCGAGCGCGGCGTGTGCCGTTGCTTTAGTCTGAATAATGAAACGTAGTTTTGGACTAGGAGGCGCAAAAGCGCTTAAAAACTACGAATGGTTTGACCATGAGTTGCCATTAAGCAAAGTTTCTATTCTTCCGGCGACAGTGAGTACCATTGTCGGCTCGATAATCGGAGCCATCTGCTCCCTGATTGTAAACTGCGCCATGGTCGAACTCTCAATCTCACCGTTTTTTGCAAACGTAAGTTTAGCCGCAAACAACGACATACGCCGCAGTACTTTGGTGTCGCCTTTTTCATCATCGGTATCGTCATTCTCTGGAGACTAAACTCAACCAAACATACGAGTGGACAAAGTCAAAAGTCGTACCTGAGGATACTCGGCCTAATGGTTTGTTTCAAAGTGTGTGCTAAAGATATGCAGATTGTCGGATCCGGACTCATGTGCTTCCTCCTCAGAAGGAACTGGTTCATACACCTGCCAGTTCTGGCCAAGACACTCGTCTATACGCTCCTGGGAGTGTCGATTTCGTTTGCGCTAACCTTTACTATCATCGACCTCGTCAACTATTTCATGACAATGCTGGAGACGTCCGTCTCCAAGCCTCTTGTCGAGTCAAAATCACAGGTTCGTTAATGGCTACAACGCAAGCAAAACTCAGGTCCACTTGATAGTAGCAATCGCAGTGACAATGGGAGCAATATTCGGTTTCACCTTTGGGCTCATGGACATCGAGGACGAGGTTGTATATCACATTCAATTGGCGCTCATGAAGGAGGAACGTTACACATACCCAGTGGGACTTGCGCTCGGAGGAATTGTGAGTTTGCGCACACAGAGACGTTTCCATTCAGGCCGGATTTGGTAACGAGTACCTTCGTCAGCAGGAATCATGGAGATTCAACAAGGACAATGCATACGACGTTGAGATTTAAGCCGCCGTGCCTAGCATGGCCACCACTCCTCATTGGGACTAATTTTTTCACTTTTTATTCATTCCAAAATGTTCAAGCGCTTGGCAAAGTTTTCAATTTTGGCTTCAGGTGCCTACGTTAAGACTCCTGTCTTTTACAGGCCCGCTGGATTTGCTGTCCGT
This region of Theileria equi strain WA chromosome 1, complete sequence genomic DNA includes:
- a CDS encoding hypothetical protein (encoded by transcript BEWA_033000A), which gives rise to MKRSFGLGGAKALKNYEWFDHELPLSKVSILPATVSTIVGSIIGAICSLIVNCAMVELSISPFFANYFGVAFFIIGIVILWRLNSTKHTSGQSQKSYLRILGLMIVGSGLMCFLLRRNWFIHLPVLAKTLVYTLLGVSISFALTFTIIDLVNYFMTMLETSVSKPLVESKSQVHLIVAIAVTMGAIFGFTFGLMDIEDEVVYHIQLALMKEERYTYPVGLALGGIAGFGNEYLRQQESWRFNKDNAYDVEI